The genomic stretch TGGATAAGAAAATCACCATATATATACATACAGAGGTTTTCTAATCTAATCACCTTAGCTATatataaaataagaaaaacatCAATGGCTAATCCAAACTCGGTGCTTCCTTTGTATGAAAAAAATTGGTACAAACACAATTACAAAAGAGTGTTGGATAGCATAATTTTAATCCTTCTTTTGATGCTGCTTGGTTATCGTCTTATATTTGTCAACAACTACTCTCTTCCTTGGTTTGTTGCTTTCATGTGTGAATGTTGGTTCACCTTAGGTTGGATTTTCACCATTTCCACTCAATGGAATCCTGCTCTTGTCAAAACCTACCCTCAACGCCTCCTCCAAAGGTATCTTTTATCAATAGAAACTCTCTCATATGAGACTCAGAGTTCGAACTCTTGTATTTACGCCCTGTCTATCAATATCGATTATTTGTTAGTTAAATTAGAATTTGCAGACAATATTCATCTCTTTTTATTAACTACTAATTATTAACAAAATATTTTGAATAGTGTGAGCGTTGAAGAACTCCCAGCAGTAGATATATTTGTGACAACAGCAGACGACGAGTTAGAACCTCCAATAATCACAGTAAACACAGTGTTATCACTATTATCACTCGATTATCCATCTCACAAACTATCTTGTTACGTTTCCGATGATGCTTGTTCTCCTCTAATCTTCTACGCTCTTCAACAAGCTTCCAATTTCGCAAAACATTGGGTCCCTTTTTGTAAGAAGTACAACGTACAAACTCGAGCTCCATTTAGATACTTCATTGATGACAACGACGAGTGCATGACAAATAATGAAGAATTCAGACAAGAATGGTTGCAGATGAAGGTAAGTAACAAGTTGTTAGTTACTGTTAATAATTGTGTTGATTCTGTCCACAAAATGGTAATCggtttttgttttgattgtgtgtTGATAGGATATGTATGAGAATCTTATCCGTGAAATTGATGTGTACCCAAAATCGATTCCATGCTTATTTGAAGGAGAATTTGCAGCTTTTTCAAATACAACTCGGACGAATCATCCCGCTATTATCAAGGTATAAGTTGTTTCGTTCCGGTGAAGCTCAAGTCCAAACTACTGCGACTTTATGAGTGTGATATATAAACTATTTTGCTCAGtcaaatttttaaaatttaaaatacGGCACAATTGATATATGTCTGGTCTAAAAGTGAATGTGATCTTGgtttttgtgtttttttagtcattaatattattttaagATTAGAAGATGTCCTCTAAATTATTTCATACAACCATATTCCTTAAAATAGAAGGGGTCGTGGCATTTCAAAAGATAGCGGGGAATATAGCTTTTCTTAAGTGTTAAAGTGAGTCTCAAAAAATTGATTTATGAAATTATTCTTTAAGGTTATATGGGAGAACAAGGAAATGGTTGAAGATGGATTGCCACATTTGATCTACTTATCTAGAGAGAAGAGGCCAAAGCAACCACATCATTTCAAAGCCGGTGCAATGAATGTCTTGGTAAATTTTTTAAATCCTTATTGGATATATTAGATAATGTCCATTGTTTAATGAGTAATTACATCATTAACTTATTTTTATTCAGACAAGAGTCTCAGGCTTGATTACCAATGCACCTTTTATGTTGAACGTCGATTGTGACATGTTTGTAAACAATCCAAAGATTGCTCAACATGCTATGTGCATTTTGCTTGATTCAAAAGGAGAAAAAGAAGTTGCTTTTGTTCAATGTCCTCAACAATTTTATGCTACACTCAAAGACGATCCTTTTGGAAATCAGTTGGTCATTTTGTATAAGGTAATATACGaaataataaaatacaaaataaaattttgttttcTCATTACATTAATTTGATAACTTTTTCAAATAATGCATGTAGTATCTAGGAGCTGGATTAGCAGGACTCCAAGGAACTTTCTATTGTGGGACAAATTGTTTTCATAGAAGAAAAGTTATGTACGGTCTTTCTTCTGATGACATGGAAAATGGTACATACATATTAATTTAAAGCTCTTTTAAGAATTTATATTTACTCTAGTTACATTTTTTATCTCTTATTTATTGTGCTCACAAAAGTTATTCTCCTTTTTTACATCAAAATTTGTGTTAATCAAATATTACTCTATAGTTGAACTCACACGAATGTGTTACTTCTAATTCTACATAAAATTATTCTCCTTGTTTAAATATAGGGTTAAACAAATTATCAGATGAAGAGTTAAAACAAATATCTGGAGCTTCCAACGAACTTAGGAAATCAATTGTTCATGCTTTGAAAGGGAAGACAAATTCACCTAGTGACATTAATGTTAAAAAGGGAATTGAAGAAGCTAATCAAGTTGCTTGTTATGGATATGAATATGGAACTGCTTGGGGTAAACAGGTTTGTCACACAAACTTATATTTCAATGTATATTTATTTTGAAACACTAACACCTTTAAAAAAAATATGCGTGTGTGTTAGTGTCGTGTGTGAAACCAACACCAACACTTATGGAATTAAAAATTGCTATGTATTTATGGAATTTTAGATTGGTTGGATGTATGGATCAATAGCAGAAGATGTTTTAACAGGACTGAAAATGCACGAAAAAGGTTGGAGATCGGAATTTTGTACACCAGATCTAGTTGCTTTCACAGGTTGTGCTCCAAGTGATAATATAACAAGTATGTCACAACAAAAGAGATGGGCCACAGGATTGCTTGAAGTCTTCTTTAGCAAGCATTGTCCTATTTTTGGTACCATTTTTGCTAAACTTTCTTTTAGGGAATTCTTAGCTTATATGTGGATCATTAATTGGGGATTCAACCCATTTGCTCAAGTATGCTACTCTTGTCTCATTGCTTACTGCATCATTACCAACTCATATTTCTTGCCGAAGGTGAGTAGTGAAAAATACACACATATCTATTAATGTTAGTGCTATAAAGAGTCGTTTTAAGTTTCTTGAGGTAGGTAAGCCTATGTTAAATCATGACAAAATCTAATATTTTATGAGATTCTACTTAATTACAATTTAACCTTGACAAATTGTAGGTCCTATACGGTAGCCCGCCTTGCACATCCTCAAAAGTAGCTCTGATGTTACACATAATTGTCTTTAAGGACGTGCAAGACCGACTACTATATAGGGTCCAACATTTAAGACGACTAAATCGTGACCAAACAGAGCCTCTGGTAATTTTTCCATAGTTGAAGTGTGGCTAAATTATACAAAATCTCTAAAACTTAAGACGACTCTGGTGTTAATACTACATATATAGACAAACTCATGACAACATAATAACACACTTTTATCTTTTGTTTGATTTCAGGATCAAGGCATATATATTCCTATAACAATAGTTGTGATTTACAATATATATACTCTATATGAATATTTGGCTTCAGATATGACAATTAGAGCATGGTGGAACAGTCAAAGAATGTCAATAATAACACCTATGAATGCTGGGTTTTGTGGATTTATTACCATGTTACTAAAATTATTGGGAATATCCAACACTGTTTTCGACATAACAAAGAAAGATCTTCTCTTGTATAACAATGATAAGGATGATAAGAATGTCGGTAGACACACGTTCGACGAGTCGTTGATTTTTTTGCCGGGAACAACTGTCTTGCTAATGCAATTGACAGCAATATTGATCAAGTTGTTGGGGTTTCAAAAACAAGGATTGAGGGGGGATTATGAGTGTGGAATGGTTGAAATGTTGTGTAGTTTTTATTTGATCATATGTTACTGGCCATTTCTTAGAGGATTGTTTGAGACAGGAAAATATGGGATTCCTTTGTCTACGATATGCAAAGGAGGAACTTTGACATGTTTGTTTATCTTTCTATGTAGAAGGACAATTTCTACTTGATATGTACTATTTAGGATACAAATGTCTTCACCATGTGTCACAATATTTGTTTAGAGATTTCTTTAGAAATTGTAAATCATTTGTGAAGTGTAGCACTTGTCCGAGGGTAAAAACTATGTACTTGTTGGTTCTTGTTTAAGAAGAATTTTATTAACCAAATGTAACTTATTCTTTTTGCAAGCAAGTTTAAATAATATGCTTATTAGGTTTAAGTGTTTCCAAAGGATTGGAATGAAATTGACTTTTTTTAAAGATGAAATGGTTGACTCTTCATAAAGTGATAATCGATTAATTAAAAGATTAAGGTCCcgtttattttattttatttttaaaatagtttttttatttgtatttttaaaaattgtttttacAAAAATGTTTCCTTAAGTGTTGTTTTGTGTCGATGGAAGGATCAATAAAGGAGATCTACCAGATATTCCAATGAAAGCACAATAGCTATTGTGTTCAGATATATATATGTTTTTGCATGTGTAAAAATTAAAGTAGACACATTTTTCATACTTTACTCTACCTCTTTTTAGAGGCAACCAGTGACTTGGGTGTTCCATTGCACAAGAGGCTTACAACACCGCATCAAGAGTTCATCATCGCAATTAACACATAATTTTGGTTCCAATCATGAATAGTAGTGCCGTTTGTGAGAATCGACTTGTGATTCTCGCGAATTCCAATATCAGATATTGTCGGATGCATAAACCAATTCTTCTAACGGAACACTAAGGTAGGAGAGGATAACTTTTTGTTAAAATTAATGTGTTGTAACCACCACTATCTTTAGTATGCATTATGAGAGAATTGTAACCATCACATTATAATAATTGTCTTTATTTAGATTTATGGTAGAGTTGTATCATTAAGATTGAGAGAACAAAAAAGTTCTCATCTTGATTACCAACTTATTGTCTCCTATGTCAGTTTTCTTTAAGTCTATATAAAAGTGAGTGTGTGGTGGATTCAATAAGATAAGAGTATTAAacaaatatatattttttcttaCTCTAAATTCTATAACAATATAATTTATCATATAACACCTCTAGAATACCACCAATAGTGTGGTATCAGAGCTGTAGAAAACAAAATGGCTTCCACAAGCAACTCTTCTACAGTTTATAGCAATGTTAAAGTTCCTTTGTTTGAAGGAGAAAATTATGATTTTTGGGCTGTTAAAATGGAGACTCTATTCACCTCTTTGGATGTCTTGGAGTTCGTCCGAAATGGGTATGAAGAACCAGCACCAACAGAGGTTGAAGAATCAAGCCAACGActtgaagaattgaagaagaaaaagaagatcacAGATGCTGGAGTTCTCAGGATGATTCAAAGAGCAGTCACTATATCCATTTTCCCAAGGATTATGAGAGCAAAAACATCAAAGGAAGCATGGAATATTCTACAACAAGAGTTTGAAGAAGACTCAAAGGTGAGAACTGTGAAACTTCAATCTCTTAAGAGAGACTATGAAAATGAAAAAGTGAAAGAGAATGAGAGTTTGAATGAATACTTTAATAGACTCTCTGaattggtgaatcaaatgaagTCACATGGAGATACAATAGATGATCGCATAATTGTTGATAAAATTCTGATTAGTTTGACAGAAAAATTTGATCCTATGGTGGTTGTTATAGAAGAAACTAAGGACCTATGAATTATGTCTCTTCAAGGGTTGATGGGGTCTTTGAGGTCCTACGAACAAAGGTTGTTACGTCACTCTGAAAAATCTGTTGAGAGTGCCTTTCAATCTAAACTCAACATTCAGCCTAACAATGGTGAAAATAAGCCCCCAATACAAaatacactacgccaaataagggaaaagagggcgcttattttggcctataacagcgcttttaagcgccctctaatctggcgctggcataggtaaagacagcgctttgttttcctggagaaagcgctgtctaaaggcccacattatagtgcgctttatgaaaaaagcgccctctggagtggtccataaagggacaccttagagggcgctttctggaaaaagcgccctctaaagttgtcaatgtaaagtgtttagagggcgctttctggaaaaagcgccctctaaagttgtcaatgtaaagtgtttagagggcgcttatttttttaaaataactaacactttagagggcgctttctgcagaaagcgccctctaaagttgtcaatgtaaagtgtttagagggcgctttctggacaaagcgccctctaaagttctcaatgtaaagtgtttagagggcgcttcctacagaaagcgccctctaaagtgttagttattttaaaaaaatttgtttgaaaaacagtggatatttaattggtaacctgttcgcatgctgcaaaagtgtaaaattcatattgatttcatcctttaatccaatgttatacaccattaatccattgatatatacaacatgaatccatttatatacaacattaatcctccatatatacaacattaatatatgattctttgatcaacaatatacaacaacatattcatgatttagtaaaagtacaacaacaatatacaacatatatacaacaacagcatacaacaacaacattccatacatatatgtacaacaatatacaacctagctatatgattctttgatcaacaatgaattgacacaattcatccttcatttcatccaaatgagctcttgagtaagatttgtattcctcaaagtactacaattaagagaataaaacatattcatgatttagtaacaaattagattagttatccgataatattaaaataaaccctaagttattattccataccatttttgggatgtctatacgattcaatgcaatgatatctctcataaatctcaatacaaaaaatccgcaatcgaccgaattattttgctgaggacactacacagaaaaacaaacaatatatatatagttaatttcttacaaacactattataagcaaaaaaacaaacactattataagcaaaaataagatacttaatatatacctgaactctgacccaggtaatgtccttcctaatgcggtaattctttttcgatctaaattttattattgccctaacaaaataaaaacgtatattgagatcaatctgacagacataattaaatatagaaatacacacgaatatttaggggaatttcacttacgtgtcaaccgtcttcttcaaacccggatatttactccaatcacccgataacgaatcgagataatacactattagtctcgaaagatccatagcaaccaacacccagtggccactgtaaaataaaacaaaaatttagatgaatgaaaattttctacgtaaaagatatacatagattagaatgaaattattagaaagaaaatctaacccgttgccagaattaaacggtaaaaaatacaaactgcgtgtagtattatcgccggccgccatgaatctatcgactagatcattctttacggatgttggatttttcgatattaacgttgcgttgacacgggaagcagcaataaaattgaaacggttacacaattcagttccccgcatcaatttgtcatacatataccttaaatagaaacataataaatattagactactcattgaaatgtgtaaataaattgttcaactaagtaaattatagattgatcggagtaccatatgtatgtatgaatgatagcgatgcccaattcgtcgtgctcaaaaagttgttgcatgtcctcctttccaattatttcgaaatgagcttttccgaaaacaccttcatcaaaatctatactacgaatggacccgtccataatatcggactcttccaccattttctcaagacgcatcataatttgagattttgtcccggccgtcgttggaatatccttcgttggaatatccttaccatcgcttttcaactttcgaccgggaacctaaaaattcatataaaataaatcattactttttgtgatgcaaaagaatcgttgtgtatataattcaatgggtatatatatttgtacctctttttgagatgcaaccgactcgatgcgtcttgaaatccctttaccagctttaggggtgggtcttgtaggagtctaacattaccatgtaataaggattgattaaatatcataattgtagctgaattgaaatgtgaattctaaatattcataatcatttagaacatatatacctcggcatcagggaaaattagatctgacggccaaccaacaaaggatccgactgcatctcgcatcaacgttgtctctgaaacaacgtcgggtaatggtagacgggcgtccgtatctaatacgaggtcaaccgaaactttcataaatcccaccgggaggggattatggtgaagtaattcacccgaagtattgtgcacttttcccttgccaaccatgcgataagttggtgacgatagatacagctgacaaggtgaaatgccctaaaccaataataaatgttattgttaacttgtatatgtgtcaagtaaaaaagtgctattttaatttcataataacatatataattacctcgggaaatttcggttgatgattgatactagctcggtcactagtatcttttgcctcggaagcgcacctttcctctctataccttgcattctcgttttgcagttggagtacttgtgcccttaactccgccaaggtctccatcacctctttgttggtaggattttttgtttttgtttttttataaaatgacgacggagtcacaccaaaacccttacccctcacacgaccggaatactcaggaacatttagtactcgactaagtacgctcctgcaatcctggacctcggttgaaggtacggtttgggataaagtctcctgaaatattattagaggagattaaaaatgaattatatgtctatcaaaattttcgatataattaaagaaataatgttacatatacttacacattcgtcataaacattttggaccgcttcaacgacagccccatccttcccaacccgagcagccttccataatacgtggtccggaagagatgttgcgtcacttttctcctcggctagctacacattgaattagattataagatcatcaattataacatattgtgacaatgtataagctcatagcatttgaatatactcacaattctttgttgtaaccgtgcataacccgtacgcccttttttgtacggatacgcgggttttgatgcccttttcctatttatgtcgcttacttcctggataaaaaagtttaaggcatattagaaccaagtaacttaacaattgtataataccataattaatagacattacatggaatttttcgtttcttcgtttggcgacaaagttatcccattcatcggctgaaataatctcggcatacttcattggccgttctccttcaacaaattttccttcctcatccttgagaaatttgttgcacaaaaaggatcgaaatcctcggagtctttttccggccaattgaatacaatatttttgccggctttcatcgatgtgaaaggatctctaaaaaacatacaaatggagtgtgttattataaagtaatattataacaatatatggttaacaaatagtcaacaaaaaaaacatataacaatatatggtaagtacctgtatctccgaccatattttttccttgccaaccttcaagtccggacttctccaattatcacatgtaatcggaatatgttggcgaacaaggaaaccaatgtaacttgccaacattgaaccgttaggctcaattagttggtcttcagcactccaatgtacttcaaattttacacccttgtctcttccacgaatgattgacttcataacagtcaatcctcgtttgatttctttttcaacattattacgtgattcattcgcggcatgggtatcgtcttggttagccattttatctgtaatatagaaatgattcaataagacccaagtaagacaatgattcaatacgtgaacacattcatataccttccatttctctcatgttacaacaatctaaactctttttttttatcattattgaatacaaactcacacacacctactgcatgcaaaagaccaatgcaaacttatggtgtttggaacatgaacaaacttgcatccataatcatcaaacttccaagcacaagctcaaacacacttcaaatatatcagttttcaatcagaaataaaaaactcagtttgccctaaacaacattaatcaacataatgcacaaaatgaaaaactaagtttagaaaatgccctaatcaaacacatgaagaaagtgaacggtaacgatggagaagagaaataccttaaaggtgacggtaacgacggagaagaaagtgaacagtgacggtggaagagcttaacgcagtgaacgtgaacggtgagggagggagaacgaacgacgacgatgacggtgagggagggataacgaacggaggacgagagtaatcgcagtagagagtaatcgcagttgagagaaaacccagttacgtaaacgaaatagcttatagagagggaaaataaagagacatgcaatatatgttataattttaatgtttactaaaggggaccttagagggcgcttttttaaaaaaagcgccctctaaagggggcctaagagggcgcttctgaaagcgctctctaaggctttccaaaagcgccttctaaactggaaatgtacatggacttagagagcgctttttcaaaagcgccctctaagggtaaccttagagggcgctttcacaaaagcgccctctattgttgtccctccattttttttttggcttcactttagagggcgcttagttacaaaagcgccctctaaagggggcctaagagggcgcttctaaaagcgctctctaaggctttccaaaagcgccttataaactggaaatgtacatggacatagagagcgcttttttagaagcgccctctaaggttacccttagagggcgctttcaataaagcgtcctctattggtgtccctccatttcctcattattttttcgcttcactttagagtgcgctttgttacaaaagcgccctctaaagtgcgctgtctattccaatagtatgctccttattttttctctttactttagagtgcgcttttgtaataaagcgccctctaaggggcgctgtctattccagtttttggcgtagtgatagAGGTGAGTCTTCTAGAGGTGGTAGATTTGGAAAAGGCATGGGAAGAGGAAGAAACTCACGAGGAAGAGGAAGAGGTGCGAATGGAGGAAGATGGCATGAAGGAGCATCAAATAAATGGTGCAAAATCTGTAAGAGTAACACTTACAACGAGAATGATTGTTGGAACAAGGGAAAACCACAATGTCACAATTGCAAGAGATTCAGGTATATTCAAAAGGATTATCGTTTTGTCAATCAACAACATGCTTCATTTGCAGAAGGTGAAAATGATGAAGGTAATTTGTTCTTTGCTTGTCAAAAAGCATTTCAAGAAGATAAAAATGTGTGGTATTTGGATAGCGGTTGTAGCAACCATATGATCGGAAAGAAAAAAGCTTTTATAAAAATTAATTCTTCATTTGGCTCAAAAGTTAAATTGGGAAATGGAGAACATGTTGAAGTAAAAGGAAAAGGAAACATTGGAGTTACAACAAAGCAAGGAAGCAAAGTCATTCATGAGAGTCTTTATGTGCCAGAGTTGGATGAGAACTTGCTAAGCATTGGACAACTTTTGGAGCATGACTATTCTCTAAATTTTGAGAATCGTGAGTGCGGATTTTTTGATTCAAAGAGAAAAAATGATGTTGTAGTAAAAATGACCAACAATAGAAGCTTTCCACTTTCTCttaattatgaaaaaaaattagCATGATGGCTAGAGAAGAAAATGACTCTTGTTTATGGCACAAGAGACTTGGGCACTTGAACTACAATAGTCTCAAGTTGCTTTATCAAAAGAAGATGGTGTATGGGATGCCAACAATTGAATAAAAATCTGGTGTGTGTGAAGGATGTATGTTTGGCAAACACCACCGCCAACCATTTCCAAAGGAAGGAGTATGGAGAGCCAAACAAGTGTTGGAACGTTTACACACAGATGTATGTGGCCCTATGAATACTTTGTCTCATGGAAAAAACAGGTATTTTATCTTGTTTATTGATGATTTTACCCGCATGACATGGGTATACTTTATGAGACAAAAATATGATGTTTTTGTAATTTTTAAGAAGTTTAAAGCTTTTGTTGAGAAACAAAGTGGTAGGTTTATAAAAATATTGAGAAGTGACATGGGGAAGGAGTACACCTTGAATGAATTTCACAAATTTTATGAAGATGAAGGTGTTGAAAGACAACTCACTATTGGCtatacacctcaacaaaatggtgtaTCTGAAAGAAAGAACTAAACCGTGATGGAGATGGCGAAGTCTATGCTACTTCAGAAAGGTTTGCCTAAAACGTTTTGGCGTGAGGCTGTTAATATTGTTGTGTATTTGCTGAATAGATGTCCAACAAAGGTTGTATGGAATAAGActccatttgaagcttggagTGGAAGTATACCTTCAGTTAACCACCTTAAAGTTTTTGGGTGTGTTTGCTATGCTCAAATACCTAAACaaaagaggtcaaagttggaaGAAACAAGTGAAAGATGTGTCTTTATTGGCTATAGTTCCATGTCAAGGGGCTATAGACTTTACAATTTGAAGACAAACAAGGTGATCATTAGCTGGGATATTGTATTTGATGAGAAGGCTTCTTGGAATTGGGAAGAAGACAAAATGAAGGAGAAAACAGTCCCTGCAATTTTATTACAACAAAATCCAGCAACTGAAAATGAGCAACAAGCTCCATGTACACCAAGTTCTTCATCCTCTCCAAGTTCACCAATTTCAAGTTCATCATCTCCCAGCTCAACTCCAATAAAATTGAAGGAATTGAGTGATATTTATGCAAGGTGCAACTATTGTGTTGTGGAACCAGAAAATTTTGATGAAGCAATCAAAGAAGATGTTTGGAGGAATGTGATGCAAGAAGAAATAAATGCAATTGAAAAGAACAAAACATGGCAGCTAGTTGAAAAGTCAAATGACAAAGAAGCTATTG from Lathyrus oleraceus cultivar Zhongwan6 chromosome 7, CAAS_Psat_ZW6_1.0, whole genome shotgun sequence encodes the following:
- the LOC127101612 gene encoding cellulose synthase-like protein H1, with product MANPNSVLPLYEKNWYKHNYKRVLDSIILILLLMLLGYRLIFVNNYSLPWFVAFMCECWFTLGWIFTISTQWNPALVKTYPQRLLQSVSVEELPAVDIFVTTADDELEPPIITVNTVLSLLSLDYPSHKLSCYVSDDACSPLIFYALQQASNFAKHWVPFCKKYNVQTRAPFRYFIDDNDECMTNNEEFRQEWLQMKDMYENLIREIDVYPKSIPCLFEGEFAAFSNTTRTNHPAIIKVIWENKEMVEDGLPHLIYLSREKRPKQPHHFKAGAMNVLTRVSGLITNAPFMLNVDCDMFVNNPKIAQHAMCILLDSKGEKEVAFVQCPQQFYATLKDDPFGNQLVILYKYLGAGLAGLQGTFYCGTNCFHRRKVMYGLSSDDMENGLNKLSDEELKQISGASNELRKSIVHALKGKTNSPSDINVKKGIEEANQVACYGYEYGTAWGKQIGWMYGSIAEDVLTGLKMHEKGWRSEFCTPDLVAFTGCAPSDNITSMSQQKRWATGLLEVFFSKHCPIFGTIFAKLSFREFLAYMWIINWGFNPFAQVCYSCLIAYCIITNSYFLPKDQGIYIPITIVVIYNIYTLYEYLASDMTIRAWWNSQRMSIITPMNAGFCGFITMLLKLLGISNTVFDITKKDLLLYNNDKDDKNVGRHTFDESLIFLPGTTVLLMQLTAILIKLLGFQKQGLRGDYECGMVEMLCSFYLIICYWPFLRGLFETGKYGIPLSTICKGGTLTCLFIFLCRRTIST